One Desulfitibacter sp. BRH_c19 DNA segment encodes these proteins:
- a CDS encoding DNA-directed RNA polymerase subunit beta', translated as MIDVNNFERMRIGLASPEQIRAWSSGEVKKPETINYRTLKPEREGLFCEKIFGPTRDWECHCGKYKRVRYKGIVCDRCGVEVTRSKVRRERLGHIELAAPVSHIWYFKGIPSRMGLLLDMSPRSLEKVLYFVSYIVTNPGDTPLMKKQLLTETEYREYRDKYGSKFQSNMGAEAVKKLLENMDLDQLAIELRKELKETSGQRKIRAIRRLEVVEAFKHSGNRPDWMIMDVLPVIPPELRPMVQLDGGRFATSDLNDLYRRVINRNNRLKRLLDLGAPDIIVRNEKRMLQEAVDALIDNGRRGRPVTGPGNRPLKSLSDMLKGKQGRFRQNLLGKRVDYSGRSVIVVGPELKMYECGLPKEMALELFKPFVMKKLVDNGSVHNIKSAKRMVERLRPEVWDVLEEVITDHPVLLNRAPTLHRLGIQAFQPVLVDGRALQIHPLVCTAYNADFDGDQMAVHVPLSAEAQTEARVLMLSSHNILNPKDGNPVVTPTQDMVLGMYYLTQEKEGAKGEGKIFSSIEEASLAYDQGVVELHAKVKTKINGKLIETTLGRMIFNYGVPIPEELGYKNIVIDKKQLGQIVGECYEKIGVSRTSIMLDGLKRIGFNYSTKAGITVGVKDLDIPSHKTAILEATDKKVENVELQYRRGLITEEERYQKVIGLWNEATDDVTKGLMETLDKFNSVYMMANSGARGNIQQIRQLAGMRGLMADPSGRIIDLPIKANFREGLTVLEYFISTHGARKGLADTALRTADSGYLTRRLVDVSQDVIVREADCGTEMGFEVIEINEGGQVIEPLSERLTGRFSLEEVYHPKTGEIIVGTNERITDSSTAKIIDAKIKSVKIRSVLACKTRNGVCATCYGRNLATGKPVEIGEAVGIIAAQSIGEPGTQLTMRTFHTGGVAGDDITQGLPRIEELFEGRKPKGQAVIAENTGTASISEVKGRREITVSQGEEKQAYAVPFGSRVNVQEGDFVEPGDELTDGSVNPHDMLKVKGAKGVHAYLLREVQKVYRLQGVDINDKHIEIIVRQMLKKVKIEDAGDTHLLPGSLIDRFDFEDANNLVIAEDGVPATAKTVLLGITKASLATDSFLSAASFQETTRVLTEAAIKGKIDPLLGLKENVIIGKLIPAGTGMVRYQESDVIVEEVENVDDTIIGVDSTI; from the coding sequence TTGATAGATGTTAATAATTTTGAAAGAATGAGAATTGGATTAGCATCCCCTGAACAGATTCGTGCATGGTCTAGTGGAGAGGTCAAAAAGCCAGAAACAATTAATTATCGTACTCTTAAACCGGAGAGGGAAGGACTGTTTTGTGAAAAGATATTTGGTCCCACTAGAGATTGGGAATGTCATTGTGGAAAATACAAAAGGGTACGTTATAAGGGAATTGTCTGCGATCGATGCGGAGTTGAGGTAACACGTTCTAAGGTTCGAAGAGAGAGACTTGGGCATATTGAATTGGCGGCTCCTGTTTCTCATATCTGGTATTTTAAAGGGATACCCAGTAGAATGGGGCTTCTTCTGGATATGTCTCCTAGATCTTTAGAAAAGGTACTATATTTTGTTTCATATATTGTTACTAATCCCGGAGATACACCCTTAATGAAAAAGCAGCTCTTAACTGAAACAGAGTATAGGGAATATAGAGACAAATATGGTTCAAAATTTCAATCTAACATGGGTGCAGAGGCTGTCAAGAAACTTTTAGAAAATATGGATCTTGATCAACTTGCGATTGAACTAAGAAAAGAATTAAAGGAAACAAGTGGCCAAAGAAAAATTAGGGCAATTAGAAGATTAGAAGTAGTAGAAGCGTTCAAACATTCAGGGAATAGACCCGATTGGATGATAATGGATGTTCTACCTGTAATTCCGCCTGAATTACGACCAATGGTTCAATTAGATGGCGGCAGATTTGCTACTTCAGATTTAAATGATCTATACAGAAGAGTTATAAATAGAAATAATCGTCTAAAAAGGTTATTAGATCTTGGAGCTCCTGACATAATAGTTAGGAATGAAAAAAGGATGCTTCAAGAAGCTGTAGATGCACTTATAGACAATGGTAGAAGGGGAAGGCCTGTAACAGGCCCAGGAAACCGTCCTCTAAAATCCCTATCAGATATGTTAAAGGGAAAGCAAGGTCGTTTTCGTCAGAACCTTCTTGGCAAAAGGGTTGATTATTCAGGGCGTTCTGTAATCGTGGTAGGTCCTGAACTGAAGATGTATGAGTGTGGATTGCCAAAAGAAATGGCACTTGAGCTATTTAAGCCTTTTGTGATGAAAAAACTTGTAGATAATGGATCTGTTCATAATATTAAAAGTGCTAAAAGAATGGTGGAGAGGTTAAGACCTGAGGTTTGGGATGTATTAGAGGAGGTTATTACTGATCACCCTGTCTTACTAAATAGAGCTCCCACCTTACACCGCTTGGGAATTCAGGCATTTCAACCTGTACTTGTTGATGGAAGAGCTTTGCAGATACATCCTTTGGTCTGTACTGCATACAATGCAGACTTTGATGGGGACCAGATGGCTGTTCACGTACCACTTTCTGCTGAAGCACAGACTGAGGCAAGGGTATTGATGCTTTCAAGCCATAACATATTAAATCCAAAAGATGGAAACCCAGTTGTTACTCCTACTCAAGATATGGTCTTGGGAATGTACTATTTAACCCAAGAAAAAGAAGGAGCAAAGGGAGAAGGCAAAATTTTCAGCAGTATTGAGGAAGCCAGTCTTGCTTATGACCAAGGAGTAGTTGAACTTCATGCAAAAGTAAAGACAAAAATCAATGGTAAATTGATAGAGACAACATTAGGTAGAATGATATTTAATTATGGAGTTCCGATACCAGAAGAACTTGGTTACAAGAACATAGTTATAGATAAAAAGCAACTAGGACAAATAGTTGGTGAATGCTATGAAAAAATTGGTGTATCTCGCACATCAATAATGTTGGATGGATTAAAGAGGATTGGATTTAACTATTCAACTAAGGCGGGTATTACTGTTGGTGTAAAAGACTTGGATATTCCAAGCCACAAAACAGCAATACTAGAAGCAACAGATAAGAAAGTGGAAAATGTTGAGCTTCAATACCGTAGAGGGCTAATAACTGAAGAGGAAAGATATCAAAAAGTTATCGGCTTATGGAATGAAGCTACAGATGATGTTACCAAAGGATTAATGGAAACACTTGATAAATTTAATTCAGTTTATATGATGGCAAACTCAGGTGCGAGGGGTAATATCCAACAGATAAGACAGTTAGCTGGTATGAGAGGATTAATGGCTGATCCATCTGGCCGAATTATTGACTTACCCATTAAAGCGAACTTTAGAGAGGGACTTACAGTTTTAGAATACTTTATTTCTACTCACGGTGCTAGGAAGGGTCTAGCTGACACAGCTTTAAGGACTGCAGACTCCGGTTATCTAACTAGAAGACTTGTTGATGTTTCCCAGGATGTAATAGTTCGGGAAGCAGACTGTGGTACTGAAATGGGATTTGAGGTTATTGAGATAAATGAGGGCGGCCAAGTCATTGAGCCTTTATCAGAAAGACTCACAGGAAGATTTTCTCTTGAAGAAGTCTATCATCCCAAAACAGGAGAAATAATTGTTGGTACTAATGAAAGAATTACCGATAGCAGTACAGCTAAAATCATTGATGCCAAAATCAAGTCTGTAAAAATACGTTCAGTACTTGCATGCAAGACACGTAATGGTGTATGTGCAACCTGCTATGGGCGAAACTTAGCAACTGGAAAACCAGTAGAAATTGGTGAGGCTGTGGGTATCATTGCTGCCCAATCCATTGGTGAGCCAGGTACTCAGCTTACAATGCGTACCTTCCATACAGGGGGTGTTGCGGGAGATGATATTACTCAAGGTTTACCAAGAATAGAAGAATTATTTGAAGGACGTAAACCTAAAGGGCAAGCTGTAATTGCTGAGAATACCGGTACAGCAAGTATTTCTGAAGTTAAAGGAAGAAGAGAAATAACAGTTTCTCAAGGAGAAGAAAAACAGGCTTATGCAGTTCCCTTCGGTTCTAGGGTAAACGTTCAAGAAGGTGATTTTGTTGAGCCGGGTGATGAACTTACCGATGGATCAGTAAACCCACACGATATGCTTAAAGTAAAAGGCGCAAAGGGAGTTCATGCTTATCTTTTAAGAGAAGTGCAAAAGGTTTACAGGCTACAAGGTGTTGATATTAATGATAAACACATTGAGATTATTGTTAGGCAGATGCTTAAGAAAGTAAAAATCGAAGACGCTGGAGATACACACTTGCTTCCTGGTAGTCTAATAGACCGATTTGACTTTGAAGATGCAAATAACTTAGTTATCGCCGAAGATGGAGTGCCAGCTACTGCGAAGACTGTTTTATTAGGAATTACCAAGGCGTCATTAGCGACAGACTCCTTCCTATCAGCAGCTTCTTTCCAGGAAACTACTAGGGTACTGACTGAAGCAGCTATAAAGGGTAAAATAGATCCACTACTTGGTCTAAAAGAGAATGTTATTATTGGAAAGTTAATTCCTGCTGGAACAGGTATGGTCAGATACCAAGAAAGTGATGTTATAGTGGAAGAAGTGGAAAATGTTGATGACACAATTATTGGTGTTGACAGCACTATATGA